In the Sebastes fasciatus isolate fSebFas1 chromosome 20, fSebFas1.pri, whole genome shotgun sequence genome, one interval contains:
- the LOC141758123 gene encoding ras-related protein Rab-5C-like — protein sequence MAGRGGGTTRPNGAAAANKICQFKLVLLGESAVGKSSLVLRFVKGQFHEFQESTIGAAFLTQTVCLDDTTVKFEIWDTAGQERYHSLAPMYYRGAQAAIVVYDITNTDTFARAKNWVKELQRQASPNIVIALAGNKADIANKRAVDLQEAQTYADDNSLLFMETSAKTAMNVNEIFMAIAKKLPKSDPQGGAGQGGRTRTGVDLQEAAPQSRSSQCCGGGSGGN from the exons atGGCTGGGCGCGGGGGAGGAACGACTCGGCCAAATGGTGCCGCAGCAGCAAACAAAATCTGCCAATTCAAACTGGTGCTGCTGGGGGAGTCAGCCGTGGGCAAGTCCAGCTTAGTGCTGCGCTTTGTCAAAGGCCAGTTTCATGAATTCCAGGAGAGTACCATTGGAG CCGCCTTCCTCACTCAGACGGTCTGTCTGGACGACACCACTGTGAAGTTTGAGATCTGGGACACAGCAGGTCAAGAGCGCTACCACAGCCTGGCTCCGATGTACTACAGAGGCGCCCAGGCGGCCATCGTGGTCTACGACATCACCAACACA GATACTTTTGCAAGGGCGAAGAACTGGGTGAAGGAGCTGCAGAGACAAGCCAGTCCCAACATAGTGATCGCTCTGGCTGGAAACAAGGCCGACATCGCAAACAAGAGAGCTGTTGACCTTCAG GAGGCACAAACATACGCTGATGACAACAGTCTACTCTTCATGGAGACCTCGGCCAAGACTGCCATGAACGTCAATGAAATTTTCATGGCTATTG CAAAGAAGCTACCGAAGAGCGATCCTCAGGGTGGAGCCGGACAAGGGGGGCGGACCAGGACGGGAGTGGATCTACAAGAAGCTGCTCCACAGAGCCGCAGCAGCCAGTGTtgcggcggcggcagcggcggcAATTAG